The genomic interval GTTGCTGAAGCGATGGGGTTTTGAATATAAGGATAAAAGATGAAGGCTAAAGGCTAAAAGAACACTGTTTAGCCTTTAGCCTTCATCCTTTATCCTTTCCACCTACGACATTCCCATAATTTCGTAACCGGCATCAACATAGAGAATTTGTCCAGTGATTCCGCTTGCCAGGTCGCTACAGAGGAAAGCGGCTGTGTTTCCCACTTCTGTTTGGGTTACGGTGCGGCGCAGGGGGGCGACGGTTTCGACATGGTGAATCATATCCAAAATCCCGCCCACGGCTGAGGAGGCCAGAGTTCGAATGGGACCGGCTGAAATTGCATTGACCCGAATGTTTTGTGGGCCTAGTTCTGAGGCCAGGTAACGCACGTTCATTTCCAATGCTGCTTTGGCGATTCCCATGACGTTATAGTTGGGGATCACTTTTACCCCCCCCAAATAGGTGAGGGTGACGACGCTCCCCCCTTCTGTCATCAAAGGTTTGGCTCCGGCACACAGCTTTAACAGGGAATAGGCGCTGATCTCAAGCGCAGTGGCAAACCCTTCTCGCGATGTATTCACAAAGCTGCCAGTCAAATCATCTTTGTTGGCGAATGCGAGGCAATGAATCAAAATATCAAGTTTGCCCCACTTACCTTTAACCGCTTCAAACGCCGCTTGAACCTGTGCTTCGTCCTGGACATTACAGGGAACGAACAAACTGGGTTGTAAGGGTTCTACCAGTTCGGCAACTTTTTTTTCTAGCCTCCCCTTATCGTCTGGTAGGTAAGTAACTCCTATATTTGCCCCGGCTTTGTGGAGTTGTTGGGCAATTCCCCAGGCGATCGAACGATTATTGGCAATACCTGTCACAAGGGCATTTTTCCCGGTCAAATTTAACATGATTCTCTATAATTCAAGGGCATTACAACATTGCTATACGAGAATACTCAAAGATGGGGTACAAGGGATAGCAAGTCCATTAATTCAGTAGATTGGTGTTGAATCAATACATTTGTTCAATGAATCAATTCACTCCAGTTAAAATAGTCTCAAGTCTGTTTCGAACATTTGATTAAGCCTGTTATCAAAGCTTGAAACTGGGTCAAACTAGCAGGCTGTAATGCCCTGAGAGCTAGATAAAGAGCCATTATGTAGCAATAAACACAAAAAACCGCCCTGGACTAAGTTTAAGTGTTCTAAGTTACAGATATTTTTATCGAGTTCCCTTGTTATTGGGTCACTTGTAGTTATCTGAGAATTTCGTTGGGCATCAGGTAGGGAACATGGTAGTGACGCAAGATAGACCACTCGCAGCTGTATTCCGCCAAATTGGAGGAGGGGTATTTCCGCCTGTTGTCGAAACTTTTGAACGGGGTAAGACAATTTTCTTTCCAGGCGACCCAGCAGAACGCGTTTATTTTCTGCTTAAAGGAGCGGTTAAGCTTTCCAGGGTATACGAGGCGGGGGAGGAAATTACCGTCGCTTTGCTCCGCGAGAATAGTGTTTTTGGGGTTCTTTCCTTAATTACAGGGCAAAAATCCGATCGCTTCTATCATGCTGTTGCCTTTACTCCTGTAGAGTTACTGTCGGTTCCGATTGAGCAGATGGAAAAATCGCTGAAGGACAGCCCCGAATTATCAATGGTGCTGCTGCGGGGGTTATCTTCTCGAATTCTGCAAACTGAAATGATGATTGAAACGCTGGCTCACCGGGATATGGGTTCCCGTCTGGTCAGTTTCCTGCTGATTCTATGCCGGGATTTTGG from Kovacikia minuta CCNUW1 carries:
- the ntcA gene encoding global nitrogen regulator NtcA, encoding MVVTQDRPLAAVFRQIGGGVFPPVVETFERGKTIFFPGDPAERVYFLLKGAVKLSRVYEAGEEITVALLRENSVFGVLSLITGQKSDRFYHAVAFTPVELLSVPIEQMEKSLKDSPELSMVLLRGLSSRILQTEMMIETLAHRDMGSRLVSFLLILCRDFGVPSSDGITIDLKLSHQAIAEAIGSTRVTVTRLLGDLRQDKMISIHKKKITVHNPVTLSQQFT
- the fabI gene encoding enoyl-ACP reductase FabI, which codes for MLNLTGKNALVTGIANNRSIAWGIAQQLHKAGANIGVTYLPDDKGRLEKKVAELVEPLQPSLFVPCNVQDEAQVQAAFEAVKGKWGKLDILIHCLAFANKDDLTGSFVNTSREGFATALEISAYSLLKLCAGAKPLMTEGGSVVTLTYLGGVKVIPNYNVMGIAKAALEMNVRYLASELGPQNIRVNAISAGPIRTLASSAVGGILDMIHHVETVAPLRRTVTQTEVGNTAAFLCSDLASGITGQILYVDAGYEIMGMS